A segment of the Flavobacteriales bacterium genome:
CTCGCCGTCCATGCGCTCCACCAGCAGGTCCTTGAGGCCTTCCTTGCTCTGGTACTTGGTGCCGTTGCAGTAGATGGCCAGGCCAGTGTTCAGGTAGCAGTAGTTGCGCAGCAACCGCTCGATGTGCGGGTCGCGAAACTGATAGCTGCGGAACATCTGCTCATCGGGCTCGAAGACCACGCGCGTGCCGTTGGGCTCGTCGGTCTTCACCGGCTTGTTGTTCTTGCGCAGCACGCCGCGGTCGAACTCGGCCTTCATCAGCTCGCCGTCGCGCACGCTCTCAATCCTGAAATAGCTGCTCAGCGCATTCACCGCCTTGGTGCCCACGCCGTTCAAGCCCACGCTCTTCTTGAAGGCCTTGCTGTCGTATTTGGCGCCGGTGTTGATCTTGCTCACCACGTCCACCACCTTGCCCAAGGGAACGCCACGGCCGTAATCGCGCACGGTGACCCGTGAGCCCTCGATGGTGATGTCCACCTTCTTGCCGTGGCCCATCACGTACTCGTCGATGCAATTGTCGAGCACCTCCTTCAGCAGGATGTAGATGCCGTCGTCGTAGCTGCTGCCATCACCCAGCTTGCCGATGTACATGCCCGGCCGCAGGCGGATGTGCTCTTTCCAATCGAGTGATCGAATATGCTCTTCCCCGTAGCTCGCGTTGCTCATGCCCTCCCGCCGGATCCCAGCATTGGCGCGGGTTCGCGGCGATGGGCCGAAGGTATCCTGCCACCGTAGGGGCTCACGGCTGTGGAAAACTCCGGTTATCCACGATCGATGAGGGTTTTCAACACTTCCGGTCCGGCCCGATGCGCTCCAAGGAAGGACTGCTGGGCACTACGGCAACTGCTCCTGCAAGGTGCTGGTGGGCACGCTCCCGCCGATGTTGGTGAGGATCGGGTCGCGGTCGTTGTCCTGCCCGGTGTACTTCACGGTGCCGTCGAGGTTCACATCGCTCAGATGATACCCGGCGATCGTGGCCGTGGGCACGCTGCCCCCGATCGCTTCGAGGATCGGGTCACGGTCGTTGTCCTGGCCGGTGTAGCGCAAGGCCGCATCCGTCCACACGTTGCCGGCCCAAAGCGCCATCACGCTGCCGATCGCTTTGAGCGCATTGGTGCCGTATGTCGAAGTGCCGCTCAAGGTGAGATCCACCGCCGTGGCCGCACCGCTCAATGCGATACCACTGCCGGTCATGGCGCCCAAGTGGTTCCGATGACGGACCGCCACCCGATAGGTGCCCGCCGGCGGACAGAAGCCCAAGGGAGAAGTGCCGTCGGGTGCCACCACATCGCCATCACGCTCCAGCAATCCGACGCGCGCTTCGAGCACGCTGTACGGCGAACTGTTCTCGCGCAGCTCCACCAGCACCCAATCGACAATGGCATCATTGCCCGCGACCAGGAGCCTGCCCGGTGTGCAGGTGGCGGGCCCGGTCACGGTGTAGCCCATGGCCGAGTACGGCTCGGTGAGCGGGATGAGGTTCAGTTTGCGCAGGCTATCGAGCATCAAGCCTGTGACCTGTTCGTATGGTCCTTCCAAGAAGACCTTGGCGGCCACCACCGAACGCGGCACCACTTCGCATGGCGCTTCGAGCGTGGTGAAGCTGTGGGTCTGCGTGTAGGTCGAAGTGTTGCCCTGCGTGCCGCCGGGGCCATCGCACACGGAGCGCACCTGCACATCGTAGCTCGTGAGCGGATCGAGGCCGGTAAGCGCGTAGCTGTTGGTGGAGAGCCCGTTCACGTTGGTCCAGGTGCTGCTGGCAGATGGCTTCCAGCGCAGATCGTAGCTGATCGCCGTAAGCCCGGCGGTCCAGGAGATCTGCGCGCTGTTGTACGTGATGCTGCTGGAGCTGAGCCCTTGCGGAGCGGTGCAGGACGGGGCCAGATAGCTCACGGTGAGCAGGTAGCACACCGATGCATTGTTGGCGCCGTTCCAGCCGAAGACCTGCGCGTAATAATCACCAGGCGCGGCATTCGCGTAGGAGATGGACTCGTTGCTGGTGCCACCGGCTGAAGAGGATGCGACGATGGCTCCTGCGCTATTCCGGAGGTTCAGGTCAAAATCAGCCGGGAGATTGCTCAAGCCCATGTTGATGGTTCCCGTGGCACTCAAGGTGAATCGGAAATAGTCGTTGTCACCTGTCGGGCTGATCAGGCCGTTGCGCGACGCGGGCAGCGTGACCAACGTGGCCGCACCCGTGCTGTTGTTCGGCTCGTAATTATCCACGCACGGAATCGGGGTGTTGAACACGCGGCTGGTACTGTAGGCCGAGCTGCTGCTCGCGCACACGCTGAGCACTTGGAATTCATACTCGGTATCCTGCGTGAGTCCGGTGAGGTTGTAGGTGGTGCCCGTAAGGCCGGTGACGGTGGTCCACGTGCCGCTGCTCGTGGGCTTCCAGCGAAGGGTGTAATTGCCCAGGCCGAAGTTGGCCCAGCCCAAGGTGGCGCTCACAGCGGTGAGGTTGGTGACGGTGAGCGGCAGCGGCGGATCGCAGCTGCTGCCACAAGCGGTGAGGCAGCTGGCGCTGTTCACCCGGTTCACGATCAAGGCCGCTGGCTGCGGGCCGAAGCCCAGCGAGAGATTGATGCCCGTTCCACCGATCAGGTGGCAATAACTCATGATGGTGCCGCCGCCGGATGGAAGGCCCGCATTGGGGCATGAGCCCTCGGTGTAGCCCGCCGTCGGTCCGCAACCATCGATGGCCGTGCCGTTGCCGTTCCATACGCAGGCATGCGTGTGGCTGCTCCCCAGGTTGTGCCCGGTCTCGTGCGCCACCACCATCACGCTCCAACTGTAGGTGGGCACGTTATTGTAGCTTGAATTGATTCCGCTATAAGCCATGCGCACGCTGGTGCTGCTGCAGATGGTATTGAGATAAGCCCGTCCGCCGTAGTTGCTCAACTCAAGCAGGTGCGCCAGGTTGCCATTGAAACTGGTGCGGTGCGTACCGAAGAGATTGAGCTGTTGGGCGCTGTTGGTCCCGGTGTAAGGACTCGCCTCTGTCCACACGAAGATCTCCGAGAGCTGCATGTCCACGCCATCGTTGTCGAATAGGATGGCCATCTGATTGAATAGGCCGGTGAGGTAGCTGGTGACATTGGCCACGCTGCCCTTGTTCTGGAAGAGGTCGTAATCGGCCTCCCAATAGATGTTCAGGCACTTGATGCTCTTGCGCCCGCCCTGCGGCCTCAGCTCTTCCTCCGTGTACGCCTCCACCAGGTCGTCCACACCGCAGGAGAAGCCGGGATCGCCGAACAGGTCAGCATCACGATAGAGCACATGGCGTCGCTGGGGGTCGCCCTCCACGGGTCCGAGGACGCGGCTGCCCTGAGTATCGCTGATGATGCCCATGACGTGATCGGGGAAGATGCTGATCGCAGCCAGCGAGTTCGGTTCGTCGCGCAGAACGCCGCGATAATGGATCCCGATTCCCACATCGGCGCGAGCGCCATTGGCGGATGCGGTGACCTGGAAGCCATCGGCGAAGAGGTCCGCTTGGATCAGGTCGAGCACCACCATGCCTGTGCTGCTGGGCAGCTCAAGGGATATGCGTTCCAAAGGCGCATCCATCAAGCCGCTGGCAGCAGATGCATCGAAGCGCAGCACATCGGCATGGCGAACCGCTGCTGACCAGAGCGCGTCAGACCCCGCGCCAAGGCGTTCGTGGACGAAGAGCCGCACGCTGGTGAAGGCCTTACCATCCGCGCGCGCGTCGGAGATGCGCTCATGGACCAATCGCGCGGGCTCTTGGGCGAGCACGAAGACCGGGAAGAAAAGAACGAGGGAGGCGAGGATGCGCTTCATGGGTTCAGGGCCTAGGACGGAAAAGTACCGAGACGCAACATGCCATGCCACATGGCCAAGTCCATGCTTCGACGAAGCACGATGGAAAGTCGTCAGGACTACGCGCGCTTGCTCTCCACCGGAACGCTCATGCGCGCCTTGGCCATCTGCACCAGCTTCTTCATGCGGTGGTAGGCGGCCAACTGCTTGTTGTAGCGCTTCAGGTCGCTCGGGTCCAGCTGCTCCACGTGCAGCAGGTCCATCTTGTCGGCGAGGTCGTTGATCTTCACGCGGATGGCCAGAGAATCCTCGACCACGCGGTCGATGTATTGCTCATAGGTCTCGTCGGCGCGGCGCGTGATCGCGTCCAGCGCCTTGAGCACGCGGGGCGGGAAGCCCTTCTTCTCAAGCTCCGCCATGGTGAGCTCCGACCGCTCCAGCACATCGTGCAGAGCGCCCAGCACCTGCTCATCGAACTCCTGTCCGCGCATCATCACGCGCATCACGTGCAGGATGTATGGCTTGCCGAAACGGTCGGTCTGGCCCTTATGGACCTTGGCGGCGATTCGGATGGCGCTCTCGAGCAGGTGGTCCATGGAAGTGGCGCAAAGTACGGGCGGCTGCGTTGCCCCAGAATGAAGTGAGGCCCTCCTTTAAGGGCCTCGCTCCATCTCATTCAGGTTCGGCTCAGCGGGCCAGCGGCACCCGCAGGGTCACACGCTCGGAGCCATTGTCCAGGCGTACGAACCAGGCTCCGTTGGCCAGTTGGGCGCTGGGCAGCACATGGCGGTTGGCATTCATGCGGCCCGCATAGGCTACACGGCCCGTGGCATCCAGCAGCTCCACCGTTACCGCTGCCTTGCCGGTGAAGGCGTGCTCGACCATGATGCCCTGCGGAGTGGCCCAAGCGCGGTGCTCGGAGCTCACGGCGTGGCCGGTGCCGGTGCTCAGCTCAACGGTGATCTCGGTGGTGGCCTGGTCGCTGCAGAGCCCATCGCTCACGCCCAAGGTCACCAGGTAGGTGCCGGCGGCGTCCCATGCGTGCACGGGGCTGGCCTCGGTGCTGGTGCTGCCATCGCCGAAGTCCCAGGCGTAGCTGCTGGCGGCCTGCGCGGCGGTGAACTGCACGGACTGGCCCACGCTAACCGCGCTGTTGTCGGCCGTGAACGCAGCGTCGGGGCCGTTGTTGATGTGCAGCATGAAGCGCTGCACGGCCGGGTCAGCCGCGGCCTCCATGGTGAACGCGTATCCGGGGCCGTTAAGCAGGCTCACCATCGCGCCCGTCTCCAGGTCCTCGATGGCCAGGCAGCTCAGCTCCAGGCCGCCCACCTCCACGGCGCTGATGGTGTACTCGCCGGTGACCCCGACGTTCACCGACAAGGGCACGATCGCCCCCGCATCCGCAATGCCGTATGCATTGATCGCCATCTGAACGCCATCGGTGAGCGTGGCGATCTGCGGCGCGTCGTTGTGCGCCATCACGTACTTCTGCGCATCATCGGCGTCGGCGCCGGGCTGCCCTTCGCCGAAGACCATGATCGCCTCATCCTTGAAGGTGTTCAGGCTGCTGGCGATGCGCAGCCGCAGGTGCGCGGCAGGCTCGCCGGTGAGGCCGAACATGCCGCCAGCGTTGTCGTTCACCTTGTCGCCCTCATCCACCGTGGTGGTCACCGCGCCGCCCGTGGCCTTCAGGAAGAAGCCCTGCATGCTCTGGATGGTGTTGGTGGCGTTGTTGGTGCCGAACCCGAGGCTGATGTCGTACACCGCGGTGTTGCCATCGTCCGGATTGTAAAAGGTGACGAAGTCCGCCACATCGGCACCGCGCGCGATCTGGTCGAAGGCAATGGGGCTGGGCAGGGGGTTGCTCACCAGGTTCCAGCCATCCACCGTCGGCGCGCTCGTGTCGGTCCACGACATCGGCAGCGTCACCGGGGTCTGCGCGATCACCGGCGCGCTGCCGCCCAGGTCTATGGTGAAGGCCGCCGTGTTGAAGAAGCCCGTGCCTGCCCACACGGCGAAGCCCTGGCCCGTGCTCAATGCCTGCGCCGAGCTGCTCACGCCCTGAAGGCCATCGTTCACCGTTGAGCCCGTGTTGGCCTCATCGTACCAGCGGATGCTCGGCCACAGGATGTTGCTGCCCACCGGTTCATCGAAGTTGGGGAATTGAGATCCCGGATAACCGGCGGTGATGAAATCATCCTGCCAATGGTTCACCGTGCGGCCTTGGATGGGGCTGCCCATCAGCAGCCAGTTGGTTGGACCGGCCAGGCGGTAGCGCTCGATCCTCAGGTTGCCCGTGTAGCCGGCCGTGCCGCCCACCGGGCCCAGCCGCCCGGTCTGCGTGGCGCTGCTGGTGAGCACCACATTGGCGCCGGTGCAATCGAAGTCGCCATCATCCACCTGCAAGGTGCCGCGGATCTCCATGTCGCCCATAACGGTGACGCCGGTGGTCATGCCCGCACGGAAGTCCCAGAAACTGGCCGTGCCGCCCAAGGCGAGCGTGGCGCTCGTGCCTTCGGTGATCCGGAATTCACTGTTGTCAGCAGCGTTCAGCGTGCCGTTGATGGTGCTGGTGCCCGCGGTGGATTTGATCCAGCGGTTGGCATCGATGTTCAAGGTGGCGCCATTCTCCACCGTGACCGAGCGGGTGGTGGTGTTGGAATCAATCGTCACGTCGTCGCCGCTCTGTACCACCATGTTGCTGGCGTTGGTCCAAACGGCTGGGCCCGCAGTGCCGCTGGGCGTATCGCTCCAGATGGGGTCGTTCACATTGCCCGTGGCCCGGCTGTAATAGGTATCGACGGCATCGGTGGTTACCGAGATGGTGTTGCTATGCACGGCCGAGGCGCAGCCGCCGGTGGCACGCACGCGGTAGTGGTAGGTGGTGGCGCCCAACAGGCCGACCAAGCTCTCTGAGGTGGCGCTGCCCGCATTGAAGCCGTCGTAGCCCGCGATGTAGCTCTCGGGCTGACCCGCGATCACGATGTTGTCGATGCCGCTGGTGCCACCCGCTGCCAAGGTATTGCCTTGCGTGTCGGTGTTGCTGGTCATGATCCAGCGCAGGAAGAGCTGCGCTTGATCGTCACACGCGCTGGGCATGGCCACTTCGGTGAGCACGCCGCTGGTCCAATTGTTCTGCACGGTCACGCTGGAGCTTGGCACCAAGGTCCAGGTGCCGCCCGTGCCGATCCGGTATTCGACCTGCCAATCGCGCGGACCCGTGTTCGATGACCGTTGCGCGCTGGAGAGCGTGAG
Coding sequences within it:
- a CDS encoding phosphohydrolase → MDHLLESAIRIAAKVHKGQTDRFGKPYILHVMRVMMRGQEFDEQVLGALHDVLERSELTMAELEKKGFPPRVLKALDAITRRADETYEQYIDRVVEDSLAIRVKINDLADKMDLLHVEQLDPSDLKRYNKQLAAYHRMKKLVQMAKARMSVPVESKRA
- a CDS encoding fibronectin type III domain-containing protein, giving the protein MKRILASLVLFFPVFVLAQEPARLVHERISDARADGKAFTSVRLFVHERLGAGSDALWSAAVRHADVLRFDASAASGLMDAPLERISLELPSSTGMVVLDLIQADLFADGFQVTASANGARADVGIGIHYRGVLRDEPNSLAAISIFPDHVMGIISDTQGSRVLGPVEGDPQRRHVLYRDADLFGDPGFSCGVDDLVEAYTEEELRPQGGRKSIKCLNIYWEADYDLFQNKGSVANVTSYLTGLFNQMAILFDNDGVDMQLSEIFVWTEASPYTGTNSAQQLNLFGTHRTSFNGNLAHLLELSNYGGRAYLNTICSSTSVRMAYSGINSSYNNVPTYSWSVMVVAHETGHNLGSSHTHACVWNGNGTAIDGCGPTAGYTEGSCPNAGLPSGGGTIMSYCHLIGGTGINLSLGFGPQPAALIVNRVNSASCLTACGSSCDPPLPLTVTNLTAVSATLGWANFGLGNYTLRWKPTSSGTWTTVTGLTGTTYNLTGLTQDTEYEFQVLSVCASSSSAYSTSRVFNTPIPCVDNYEPNNSTGAATLVTLPASRNGLISPTGDNDYFRFTLSATGTINMGLSNLPADFDLNLRNSAGAIVASSSAGGTSNESISYANAAPGDYYAQVFGWNGANNASVCYLLTVSYLAPSCTAPQGLSSSSITYNSAQISWTAGLTAISYDLRWKPSASSTWTNVNGLSTNSYALTGLDPLTSYDVQVRSVCDGPGGTQGNTSTYTQTHSFTTLEAPCEVVPRSVVAAKVFLEGPYEQVTGLMLDSLRKLNLIPLTEPYSAMGYTVTGPATCTPGRLLVAGNDAIVDWVLVELRENSSPYSVLEARVGLLERDGDVVAPDGTSPLGFCPPAGTYRVAVRHRNHLGAMTGSGIALSGAATAVDLTLSGTSTYGTNALKAIGSVMALWAGNVWTDAALRYTGQDNDRDPILEAIGGSVPTATIAGYHLSDVNLDGTVKYTGQDNDRDPILTNIGGSVPTSTLQEQLP
- a CDS encoding PKD domain-containing protein, which gives rise to MTTGVTVMGDMEIRGTLQVDDGDFDCTGANVVLTSSATQTGRLGPVGGTAGYTGNLRIERYRLAGPTNWLLMGSPIQGRTVNHWQDDFITAGYPGSQFPNFDEPVGSNILWPSIRWYDEANTGSTVNDGLQGVSSSAQALSTGQGFAVWAGTGFFNTAAFTIDLGGSAPVIAQTPVTLPMSWTDTSAPTVDGWNLVSNPLPSPIAFDQIARGADVADFVTFYNPDDGNTAVYDISLGFGTNNATNTIQSMQGFFLKATGGAVTTTVDEGDKVNDNAGGMFGLTGEPAAHLRLRIASSLNTFKDEAIMVFGEGQPGADADDAQKYVMAHNDAPQIATLTDGVQMAINAYGIADAGAIVPLSVNVGVTGEYTISAVEVGGLELSCLAIEDLETGAMVSLLNGPGYAFTMEAAADPAVQRFMLHINNGPDAAFTADNSAVSVGQSVQFTAAQAASSYAWDFGDGSTSTEASPVHAWDAAGTYLVTLGVSDGLCSDQATTEITVELSTGTGHAVSSEHRAWATPQGIMVEHAFTGKAAVTVELLDATGRVAYAGRMNANRHVLPSAQLANGAWFVRLDNGSERVTLRVPLAR